The following are from one region of the Ornithorhynchus anatinus isolate Pmale09 chromosome 20, mOrnAna1.pri.v4, whole genome shotgun sequence genome:
- the LRRC63 gene encoding leucine-rich repeat-containing protein 63 isoform X3 encodes MSHCSPRNEQVAEIAEFLPMATVPDQVYKRSTLQPLHSMVPSMSSSLEDSGTQEWLNVSTVNFQSGIVNEQLSIHKTLRHPKLLRRPLPPKFLPKLIPWRKKGSPELSATQETKTSIAEVESPFSGYFSRESTGRPLEPFDSDQHPDEVSVDAYRPTGSEAPLGQQQQQHQELVRVGSGCLASLERTPPAVRKERKATFDLYRKSRAQAHVRVKNLLIDWNFKADFSTKPEVFAKPGYRDFNLNFPENRTPIPRSLFFPPSLSAATRVFGKSRRALFSRIQALEQPKGQSFSIDKTLSGILVISSKSQTPANFQSQRHYSPDPFPRLRKSWKEPDTYFDHHKPERPWNERLRKSPQTEIHIQLLKNESLSEHILERKPHIQAMIEIASAMKVTRKLLSHQKKKEPQDSVSTYSEEESKSEWVRGIGYKSLSSQQYDGMMAIANLAVFNCRVHGRTALNLKAFFLPKCPALTPLSHILLYLNLSFNDLQLFPEEVFCLENLQVLNLRSNPIKEIPSKIRELQKLKTFTISFNLISLLPPGLFLLPSLQLLDISYNCICVIPEDIRHLRHWVVISCRTLEVLNVEGNELVALPSSALKLHLKKIFLDNTFTHPLLWRENSRNSAQRLIHLASLCFAQNHLWQNYKVLPQEAQKILLCFSLCDYCQGPMYGKGLQLIRPYNIFGISPLPFMFHVCCSSCYRNLRFDNQFLTDFLGKK; translated from the exons ATGAGTCACTGTAGTCCGAGAAACGAACAGGTAGCAGAAATAGCTGAATTTTTGCCCATGGCAACTGTTCCTGACCAAGTGTACAAAAGATCCACTCTGCAGCCACTTCATTCCATGGTACCAAGTATGTCCAGTAGTTTGGAAGACTCGGGCACCCAGGAATGGCTGAACGTATCCACCGTAAACTTCCAGTCAG GGATAGTAAATGAGCAATTAAGTATTCACAAAACGTTAAGACATCCGAAGTTACTCCgaagacctctgcctcccaaattcctcccaaaatTGATTCCTTGGAGAAAGAAAGGCTCTCCAG AATTGAGCGCGACCCAAGAGACAAAAACAAGCATTGCTGAAGTTGAGAGTCCTTTTTCTGGCTATTTTTCAAGGGAATCAACAGGAAGGCCACTAGAACCATTTGACTCAGACCAGCACCCGGATGAGGTCTCAGTTGATGCCTACAGGCCCACTGGATCTGAGGCCCCTTtaggacaacaacaacaacaacatcaagAACTTGTGAGGGTTGGTTCTGGATGTTTAGCCTCCCTGGAACGCACTCCACCTGCagtgagaaaagaaaggaaggccaCTTTTGACCTCTATAGAAAAAGTAGAGCACAAGCCCATGTCAGAGTCAAAAACCTCTTGATTGACTGGAATTTTAAAGCAGATTTCAGTACTAAACCTGAGGTTTTTGCCAAGCCAGGTTACCGAGACTTTAATTTGAATTTTCCTGAAAACAGGACTCCCATCCCTAGGTCTCTGTTCTTTCCTCCCAGCCTTTCAGCTGCAACAAGAGTATTTGGCAAAAGCAGAAGAGCTTTGTTTTCAAGAATTCAAGCACTGGAACAACCCAAAGGCCAGAGCTTCTCAATTGATAAGACTCTAAGCGGAATCTTAGTCATATCTTCTAAGTCTCAGACACCTGCAAATTTCCAATCTCAAAGGCATTATAGTCCTGACCCATTTCCCAGGTTGAGGAagtcatggaaagagcccgatacTTATTTTGACCATCATAAACCGGAAAGGCCCTGGAatgagagattgagaaagagtcCTCAGACTGAAATTCATATCCAGCTCCTGAAGAATGAAAGCTTATCCGAGCACATTTTAGAGAGGAAACCTCATATACAGGCTATGATAG aaatTGCTTCGGCTATGAAGGTAACAAGAAAACTGTTAAGTcatcaaaagaaaaaagaaccccAGGATTCGG TCTCCACTTATTCTGAAGAAGAAAGTAAATCAGAGTGGGTGCGTGGTATCGGTTATAAGAGTTTATCATCACAGCAATATGATGGAATGATGGCCATAGCAAACTTAGCTGTTTTTAATTGCCGAGTACATGGAAGAACTGCACTTAATCTCAAG GCCTTCTTTCTCCCTAAGTGTCCAGCCTTAACACCTTTGAGTCACATTTTGCTATATCTTAATTTGTCATTTAATGATTTGCAACTCTTTCCAGAGGAG GTGTTTTGTCTTGAAAATTTACAAGTTCTAAATCTAAGAAGCAATCCTATCAAAGAGATCCCTTCTAAAATCCGAGAACTCCAGAAACTTAAAACGTTCACTATTTCCTTCAATTTGATCTCTCTCTTGCCGCCTGG gctatttttattaccctctctTCAGCTGCTGGATATCTCCTACAATTGTATTTGTGTTATTCCCGAGGACATCCGCCATCTCAG ACATTGGGTCGTCATCTCTTGCAGAACTCTGGAGGTTCTAAACGTTGAAGGAAACGAACTGGTTGCTTTGCCATCTAGTGCTTTGAaacttcatctgaaaaaaatcTTCCTAGATAATACCTTTACACATCCTTTACTGTGGAGAGAGAATTCTAGGAACAGTGCCCAGCGCCTCATTCATCTGGCCTCCTTGTGCTTTGCTCAAAATCACCTGTGGCAAAATTACAAAGTGCTCCCTCAGGAAGCTCAGAAAATACTGCTCTG CTTTTCCCTCTGCGACTATTGTCAGGGACCAATGTATGGCAAAGGACTTCAATTAATCCGACCTTACAATATTTTTGGAATTTCGCCACTTCCTTTTATGTTTCATGTCTGCTGCTCTTCCTGTTATAGAAATCTTAGATTTGACAACCAGTTCCTGACTGATTTTCTGGGTAAAAAATGA
- the LRRC63 gene encoding leucine-rich repeat-containing protein 63 isoform X1 — protein MSHCSPRNEQVAEIAEFLPMATVPDQVYKRSTLQPLHSMVPSMSSSLEDSGTQEWLNVSTVNFQSAIPGQDQEGCQTASAKGIVNEQLSIHKTLRHPKLLRRPLPPKFLPKLIPWRKKGSPELSATQETKTSIAEVESPFSGYFSRESTGRPLEPFDSDQHPDEVSVDAYRPTGSEAPLGQQQQQHQELVRVGSGCLASLERTPPAVRKERKATFDLYRKSRAQAHVRVKNLLIDWNFKADFSTKPEVFAKPGYRDFNLNFPENRTPIPRSLFFPPSLSAATRVFGKSRRALFSRIQALEQPKGQSFSIDKTLSGILVISSKSQTPANFQSQRHYSPDPFPRLRKSWKEPDTYFDHHKPERPWNERLRKSPQTEIHIQLLKNESLSEHILERKPHIQAMIEIASAMKVTRKLLSHQKKKEPQDSVSTYSEEESKSEWVRGIGYKSLSSQQYDGMMAIANLAVFNCRVHGRTALNLKAFFLPKCPALTPLSHILLYLNLSFNDLQLFPEEVFCLENLQVLNLRSNPIKEIPSKIRELQKLKTFTISFNLISLLPPGLFLLPSLQLLDISYNCICVIPEDIRHLRHWVVISCRTLEVLNVEGNELVALPSSALKLHLKKIFLDNTFTHPLLWRENSRNSAQRLIHLASLCFAQNHLWQNYKVLPQEAQKILLCFSLCDYCQGPMYGKGLQLIRPYNIFGISPLPFMFHVCCSSCYRNLRFDNQFLTDFLGKK, from the exons ATGAGTCACTGTAGTCCGAGAAACGAACAGGTAGCAGAAATAGCTGAATTTTTGCCCATGGCAACTGTTCCTGACCAAGTGTACAAAAGATCCACTCTGCAGCCACTTCATTCCATGGTACCAAGTATGTCCAGTAGTTTGGAAGACTCGGGCACCCAGGAATGGCTGAACGTATCCACCGTAAACTTCCAGTCAG CTATCCCTGGCCAGGATCAAGAGGGATGCCAGACTGCAAGTGCAAAag GGATAGTAAATGAGCAATTAAGTATTCACAAAACGTTAAGACATCCGAAGTTACTCCgaagacctctgcctcccaaattcctcccaaaatTGATTCCTTGGAGAAAGAAAGGCTCTCCAG AATTGAGCGCGACCCAAGAGACAAAAACAAGCATTGCTGAAGTTGAGAGTCCTTTTTCTGGCTATTTTTCAAGGGAATCAACAGGAAGGCCACTAGAACCATTTGACTCAGACCAGCACCCGGATGAGGTCTCAGTTGATGCCTACAGGCCCACTGGATCTGAGGCCCCTTtaggacaacaacaacaacaacatcaagAACTTGTGAGGGTTGGTTCTGGATGTTTAGCCTCCCTGGAACGCACTCCACCTGCagtgagaaaagaaaggaaggccaCTTTTGACCTCTATAGAAAAAGTAGAGCACAAGCCCATGTCAGAGTCAAAAACCTCTTGATTGACTGGAATTTTAAAGCAGATTTCAGTACTAAACCTGAGGTTTTTGCCAAGCCAGGTTACCGAGACTTTAATTTGAATTTTCCTGAAAACAGGACTCCCATCCCTAGGTCTCTGTTCTTTCCTCCCAGCCTTTCAGCTGCAACAAGAGTATTTGGCAAAAGCAGAAGAGCTTTGTTTTCAAGAATTCAAGCACTGGAACAACCCAAAGGCCAGAGCTTCTCAATTGATAAGACTCTAAGCGGAATCTTAGTCATATCTTCTAAGTCTCAGACACCTGCAAATTTCCAATCTCAAAGGCATTATAGTCCTGACCCATTTCCCAGGTTGAGGAagtcatggaaagagcccgatacTTATTTTGACCATCATAAACCGGAAAGGCCCTGGAatgagagattgagaaagagtcCTCAGACTGAAATTCATATCCAGCTCCTGAAGAATGAAAGCTTATCCGAGCACATTTTAGAGAGGAAACCTCATATACAGGCTATGATAG aaatTGCTTCGGCTATGAAGGTAACAAGAAAACTGTTAAGTcatcaaaagaaaaaagaaccccAGGATTCGG TCTCCACTTATTCTGAAGAAGAAAGTAAATCAGAGTGGGTGCGTGGTATCGGTTATAAGAGTTTATCATCACAGCAATATGATGGAATGATGGCCATAGCAAACTTAGCTGTTTTTAATTGCCGAGTACATGGAAGAACTGCACTTAATCTCAAG GCCTTCTTTCTCCCTAAGTGTCCAGCCTTAACACCTTTGAGTCACATTTTGCTATATCTTAATTTGTCATTTAATGATTTGCAACTCTTTCCAGAGGAG GTGTTTTGTCTTGAAAATTTACAAGTTCTAAATCTAAGAAGCAATCCTATCAAAGAGATCCCTTCTAAAATCCGAGAACTCCAGAAACTTAAAACGTTCACTATTTCCTTCAATTTGATCTCTCTCTTGCCGCCTGG gctatttttattaccctctctTCAGCTGCTGGATATCTCCTACAATTGTATTTGTGTTATTCCCGAGGACATCCGCCATCTCAG ACATTGGGTCGTCATCTCTTGCAGAACTCTGGAGGTTCTAAACGTTGAAGGAAACGAACTGGTTGCTTTGCCATCTAGTGCTTTGAaacttcatctgaaaaaaatcTTCCTAGATAATACCTTTACACATCCTTTACTGTGGAGAGAGAATTCTAGGAACAGTGCCCAGCGCCTCATTCATCTGGCCTCCTTGTGCTTTGCTCAAAATCACCTGTGGCAAAATTACAAAGTGCTCCCTCAGGAAGCTCAGAAAATACTGCTCTG CTTTTCCCTCTGCGACTATTGTCAGGGACCAATGTATGGCAAAGGACTTCAATTAATCCGACCTTACAATATTTTTGGAATTTCGCCACTTCCTTTTATGTTTCATGTCTGCTGCTCTTCCTGTTATAGAAATCTTAGATTTGACAACCAGTTCCTGACTGATTTTCTGGGTAAAAAATGA
- the LRRC63 gene encoding leucine-rich repeat-containing protein 63 isoform X2, with the protein MSHCSPRNEQVAEIAEFLPMATVPDQVYKRSTLQPLHSMVPSMSSSLEDSGTQEWLNVSTVNFQSAIPGQDQEGCQTASAKGIVNEQLSIHKTLRHPKLLRRPLPPKFLPKLIPWRKKGSPELSATQETKTSIAEVESPFSGYFSRESTGRPLEPFDSDQHPDEVSVDAYRPTGSEAPLGQQQQQHQELVRVGSGCLASLERTPPAVRKERKATFDLYRKSRAQAHVRVKNLLIDWNFKADFSTKPEVFAKPGYRDFNLNFPENRTPIPRSLFFPPSLSAATRVFGKSRRALFSRIQALEQPKGQSFSIDKTLSGILVISSKSQTPANFQSQRHYSPDPFPRLRKSWKEPDTYFDHHKPERPWNERLRKSPQTEIHIQLLKNESLSEHILERKPHIQAMIEIASAMKVTRKLLSHQKKKEPQDSVSTYSEEESKSEWVRGIGYKSLSSQQYDGMMAIANLAVFNCRVHGRTALNLKAFFLPKCPALTPLSHILLYLNLSFNDLQLFPEEVFCLENLQVLNLRSNPIKEIPSKIRELQKLKTFTISFNLISLLPPGLFLLPSLQLLDISYNCICVIPEDIRHLRTLEVLNVEGNELVALPSSALKLHLKKIFLDNTFTHPLLWRENSRNSAQRLIHLASLCFAQNHLWQNYKVLPQEAQKILLCFSLCDYCQGPMYGKGLQLIRPYNIFGISPLPFMFHVCCSSCYRNLRFDNQFLTDFLGKK; encoded by the exons ATGAGTCACTGTAGTCCGAGAAACGAACAGGTAGCAGAAATAGCTGAATTTTTGCCCATGGCAACTGTTCCTGACCAAGTGTACAAAAGATCCACTCTGCAGCCACTTCATTCCATGGTACCAAGTATGTCCAGTAGTTTGGAAGACTCGGGCACCCAGGAATGGCTGAACGTATCCACCGTAAACTTCCAGTCAG CTATCCCTGGCCAGGATCAAGAGGGATGCCAGACTGCAAGTGCAAAag GGATAGTAAATGAGCAATTAAGTATTCACAAAACGTTAAGACATCCGAAGTTACTCCgaagacctctgcctcccaaattcctcccaaaatTGATTCCTTGGAGAAAGAAAGGCTCTCCAG AATTGAGCGCGACCCAAGAGACAAAAACAAGCATTGCTGAAGTTGAGAGTCCTTTTTCTGGCTATTTTTCAAGGGAATCAACAGGAAGGCCACTAGAACCATTTGACTCAGACCAGCACCCGGATGAGGTCTCAGTTGATGCCTACAGGCCCACTGGATCTGAGGCCCCTTtaggacaacaacaacaacaacatcaagAACTTGTGAGGGTTGGTTCTGGATGTTTAGCCTCCCTGGAACGCACTCCACCTGCagtgagaaaagaaaggaaggccaCTTTTGACCTCTATAGAAAAAGTAGAGCACAAGCCCATGTCAGAGTCAAAAACCTCTTGATTGACTGGAATTTTAAAGCAGATTTCAGTACTAAACCTGAGGTTTTTGCCAAGCCAGGTTACCGAGACTTTAATTTGAATTTTCCTGAAAACAGGACTCCCATCCCTAGGTCTCTGTTCTTTCCTCCCAGCCTTTCAGCTGCAACAAGAGTATTTGGCAAAAGCAGAAGAGCTTTGTTTTCAAGAATTCAAGCACTGGAACAACCCAAAGGCCAGAGCTTCTCAATTGATAAGACTCTAAGCGGAATCTTAGTCATATCTTCTAAGTCTCAGACACCTGCAAATTTCCAATCTCAAAGGCATTATAGTCCTGACCCATTTCCCAGGTTGAGGAagtcatggaaagagcccgatacTTATTTTGACCATCATAAACCGGAAAGGCCCTGGAatgagagattgagaaagagtcCTCAGACTGAAATTCATATCCAGCTCCTGAAGAATGAAAGCTTATCCGAGCACATTTTAGAGAGGAAACCTCATATACAGGCTATGATAG aaatTGCTTCGGCTATGAAGGTAACAAGAAAACTGTTAAGTcatcaaaagaaaaaagaaccccAGGATTCGG TCTCCACTTATTCTGAAGAAGAAAGTAAATCAGAGTGGGTGCGTGGTATCGGTTATAAGAGTTTATCATCACAGCAATATGATGGAATGATGGCCATAGCAAACTTAGCTGTTTTTAATTGCCGAGTACATGGAAGAACTGCACTTAATCTCAAG GCCTTCTTTCTCCCTAAGTGTCCAGCCTTAACACCTTTGAGTCACATTTTGCTATATCTTAATTTGTCATTTAATGATTTGCAACTCTTTCCAGAGGAG GTGTTTTGTCTTGAAAATTTACAAGTTCTAAATCTAAGAAGCAATCCTATCAAAGAGATCCCTTCTAAAATCCGAGAACTCCAGAAACTTAAAACGTTCACTATTTCCTTCAATTTGATCTCTCTCTTGCCGCCTGG gctatttttattaccctctctTCAGCTGCTGGATATCTCCTACAATTGTATTTGTGTTATTCCCGAGGACATCCGCCATCTCAG AACTCTGGAGGTTCTAAACGTTGAAGGAAACGAACTGGTTGCTTTGCCATCTAGTGCTTTGAaacttcatctgaaaaaaatcTTCCTAGATAATACCTTTACACATCCTTTACTGTGGAGAGAGAATTCTAGGAACAGTGCCCAGCGCCTCATTCATCTGGCCTCCTTGTGCTTTGCTCAAAATCACCTGTGGCAAAATTACAAAGTGCTCCCTCAGGAAGCTCAGAAAATACTGCTCTG CTTTTCCCTCTGCGACTATTGTCAGGGACCAATGTATGGCAAAGGACTTCAATTAATCCGACCTTACAATATTTTTGGAATTTCGCCACTTCCTTTTATGTTTCATGTCTGCTGCTCTTCCTGTTATAGAAATCTTAGATTTGACAACCAGTTCCTGACTGATTTTCTGGGTAAAAAATGA
- the LRRC63 gene encoding leucine-rich repeat-containing protein 63 isoform X5 produces MSHCSPRNEQVAEIAEFLPMATVPDQVYKRSTLQPLHSMVPSMSSSLEDSGTQEWLNVSTVNFQSAIPGQDQEGCQTASAKGIVNEQLSIHKTLRHPKLLRRPLPPKFLPKLIPWRKKGSPELSATQETKTSIAEVESPFSGYFSRESTGRPLEPFDSDQHPDEVSVDAYRPTGSEAPLGQQQQQHQELVRVGSGCLASLERTPPAVRKERKATFDLYRKSRAQAHVRVKNLLIDWNFKADFSTKPEVFAKPGYRDFNLNFPENRTPIPRSLFFPPSLSAATRVFGKSRRALFSRIQALEQPKGQSFSIDKTLSGILVISSKSQTPANFQSQRHYSPDPFPRLRKSWKEPDTYFDHHKPERPWNERLRKSPQTEIHIQLLKNESLSEHILERKPHIQAMIEIASAMKVTRKLLSHQKKKEPQDSVSTYSEEESKSEWVRGIGYKSLSSQQYDGMMAIANLAVFNCRVHGRTALNLKAFFLPKCPALTPLSHILLYLNLSFNDLQLFPEEVFCLENLQVLNLRSNPIKEIPSKIRELQKLKTFTISFNLISLLPPGLFLLPSLQLLDISYNCICVIPEDIRHLRHWVVISCRTLEVLNVEGNELVALPSSALKLHLKKIFLDNTFTHPLLWRENSRNSAQRLIHLASLCFAQNHLWQNYKVLPQEAQKILLWFVWSKASSGSWME; encoded by the exons ATGAGTCACTGTAGTCCGAGAAACGAACAGGTAGCAGAAATAGCTGAATTTTTGCCCATGGCAACTGTTCCTGACCAAGTGTACAAAAGATCCACTCTGCAGCCACTTCATTCCATGGTACCAAGTATGTCCAGTAGTTTGGAAGACTCGGGCACCCAGGAATGGCTGAACGTATCCACCGTAAACTTCCAGTCAG CTATCCCTGGCCAGGATCAAGAGGGATGCCAGACTGCAAGTGCAAAag GGATAGTAAATGAGCAATTAAGTATTCACAAAACGTTAAGACATCCGAAGTTACTCCgaagacctctgcctcccaaattcctcccaaaatTGATTCCTTGGAGAAAGAAAGGCTCTCCAG AATTGAGCGCGACCCAAGAGACAAAAACAAGCATTGCTGAAGTTGAGAGTCCTTTTTCTGGCTATTTTTCAAGGGAATCAACAGGAAGGCCACTAGAACCATTTGACTCAGACCAGCACCCGGATGAGGTCTCAGTTGATGCCTACAGGCCCACTGGATCTGAGGCCCCTTtaggacaacaacaacaacaacatcaagAACTTGTGAGGGTTGGTTCTGGATGTTTAGCCTCCCTGGAACGCACTCCACCTGCagtgagaaaagaaaggaaggccaCTTTTGACCTCTATAGAAAAAGTAGAGCACAAGCCCATGTCAGAGTCAAAAACCTCTTGATTGACTGGAATTTTAAAGCAGATTTCAGTACTAAACCTGAGGTTTTTGCCAAGCCAGGTTACCGAGACTTTAATTTGAATTTTCCTGAAAACAGGACTCCCATCCCTAGGTCTCTGTTCTTTCCTCCCAGCCTTTCAGCTGCAACAAGAGTATTTGGCAAAAGCAGAAGAGCTTTGTTTTCAAGAATTCAAGCACTGGAACAACCCAAAGGCCAGAGCTTCTCAATTGATAAGACTCTAAGCGGAATCTTAGTCATATCTTCTAAGTCTCAGACACCTGCAAATTTCCAATCTCAAAGGCATTATAGTCCTGACCCATTTCCCAGGTTGAGGAagtcatggaaagagcccgatacTTATTTTGACCATCATAAACCGGAAAGGCCCTGGAatgagagattgagaaagagtcCTCAGACTGAAATTCATATCCAGCTCCTGAAGAATGAAAGCTTATCCGAGCACATTTTAGAGAGGAAACCTCATATACAGGCTATGATAG aaatTGCTTCGGCTATGAAGGTAACAAGAAAACTGTTAAGTcatcaaaagaaaaaagaaccccAGGATTCGG TCTCCACTTATTCTGAAGAAGAAAGTAAATCAGAGTGGGTGCGTGGTATCGGTTATAAGAGTTTATCATCACAGCAATATGATGGAATGATGGCCATAGCAAACTTAGCTGTTTTTAATTGCCGAGTACATGGAAGAACTGCACTTAATCTCAAG GCCTTCTTTCTCCCTAAGTGTCCAGCCTTAACACCTTTGAGTCACATTTTGCTATATCTTAATTTGTCATTTAATGATTTGCAACTCTTTCCAGAGGAG GTGTTTTGTCTTGAAAATTTACAAGTTCTAAATCTAAGAAGCAATCCTATCAAAGAGATCCCTTCTAAAATCCGAGAACTCCAGAAACTTAAAACGTTCACTATTTCCTTCAATTTGATCTCTCTCTTGCCGCCTGG gctatttttattaccctctctTCAGCTGCTGGATATCTCCTACAATTGTATTTGTGTTATTCCCGAGGACATCCGCCATCTCAG ACATTGGGTCGTCATCTCTTGCAGAACTCTGGAGGTTCTAAACGTTGAAGGAAACGAACTGGTTGCTTTGCCATCTAGTGCTTTGAaacttcatctgaaaaaaatcTTCCTAGATAATACCTTTACACATCCTTTACTGTGGAGAGAGAATTCTAGGAACAGTGCCCAGCGCCTCATTCATCTGGCCTCCTTGTGCTTTGCTCAAAATCACCTGTGGCAAAATTACAAAGTGCTCCCTCAGGAAGCTCAGAAAATACTGCTCTG GTTTGTTTGGAGCAAAGCCTCATCAGGAAGTTGGATGGAATGA
- the LRRC63 gene encoding leucine-rich repeat-containing protein 63 isoform X4: protein MSHCSPRNEQVAEIAEFLPMATVPDQVYKRSTLQPLHSMVPSMSSSLEDSGTQEWLNVSTVNFQSAIPGQDQEGCQTASAKGIVNEQLSIHKTLRHPKLLRRPLPPKFLPKLIPWRKKGSPELSATQETKTSIAEVESPFSGYFSRESTGRPLEPFDSDQHPDEVSVDAYRPTGSEAPLGQQQQQHQELVRVGSGCLASLERTPPAVRKERKATFDLYRKSRAQAHVRVKNLLIDWNFKADFSTKPEVFAKPGYRDFNLNFPENRTPIPRSLFFPPSLSAATRVFGKSRRALFSRIQALEQPKGQSFSIDKTLSGILVISSKSQTPANFQSQRHYSPDPFPRLRKSWKEPDTYFDHHKPERPWNERLRKSPQTEIHIQLLKNESLSEHILERKPHIQAMIEIASAMKVTRKLLSHQKKKEPQDSVSTYSEEESKSEWVRGIGYKSLSSQQYDGMMAIANLAVFNCRVHGRTALNLKAFFLPKCPALTPLSHILLYLNLSFNDLQLFPEEVFCLENLQVLNLRSNPIKEIPSKIRELQKLKTFTISFNLISLLPPGLFLLPSLQLLDISYNCICVIPEDIRHLRHWVVISCRTLEVLNVEGNELVALPSSALKLHLKKIFLDNTFTHPLLWRENSRNSAQRLIHLASLCFAQNHLWQNYKVLPQEAQKILLCNRFVWSKASSGSWME from the exons ATGAGTCACTGTAGTCCGAGAAACGAACAGGTAGCAGAAATAGCTGAATTTTTGCCCATGGCAACTGTTCCTGACCAAGTGTACAAAAGATCCACTCTGCAGCCACTTCATTCCATGGTACCAAGTATGTCCAGTAGTTTGGAAGACTCGGGCACCCAGGAATGGCTGAACGTATCCACCGTAAACTTCCAGTCAG CTATCCCTGGCCAGGATCAAGAGGGATGCCAGACTGCAAGTGCAAAag GGATAGTAAATGAGCAATTAAGTATTCACAAAACGTTAAGACATCCGAAGTTACTCCgaagacctctgcctcccaaattcctcccaaaatTGATTCCTTGGAGAAAGAAAGGCTCTCCAG AATTGAGCGCGACCCAAGAGACAAAAACAAGCATTGCTGAAGTTGAGAGTCCTTTTTCTGGCTATTTTTCAAGGGAATCAACAGGAAGGCCACTAGAACCATTTGACTCAGACCAGCACCCGGATGAGGTCTCAGTTGATGCCTACAGGCCCACTGGATCTGAGGCCCCTTtaggacaacaacaacaacaacatcaagAACTTGTGAGGGTTGGTTCTGGATGTTTAGCCTCCCTGGAACGCACTCCACCTGCagtgagaaaagaaaggaaggccaCTTTTGACCTCTATAGAAAAAGTAGAGCACAAGCCCATGTCAGAGTCAAAAACCTCTTGATTGACTGGAATTTTAAAGCAGATTTCAGTACTAAACCTGAGGTTTTTGCCAAGCCAGGTTACCGAGACTTTAATTTGAATTTTCCTGAAAACAGGACTCCCATCCCTAGGTCTCTGTTCTTTCCTCCCAGCCTTTCAGCTGCAACAAGAGTATTTGGCAAAAGCAGAAGAGCTTTGTTTTCAAGAATTCAAGCACTGGAACAACCCAAAGGCCAGAGCTTCTCAATTGATAAGACTCTAAGCGGAATCTTAGTCATATCTTCTAAGTCTCAGACACCTGCAAATTTCCAATCTCAAAGGCATTATAGTCCTGACCCATTTCCCAGGTTGAGGAagtcatggaaagagcccgatacTTATTTTGACCATCATAAACCGGAAAGGCCCTGGAatgagagattgagaaagagtcCTCAGACTGAAATTCATATCCAGCTCCTGAAGAATGAAAGCTTATCCGAGCACATTTTAGAGAGGAAACCTCATATACAGGCTATGATAG aaatTGCTTCGGCTATGAAGGTAACAAGAAAACTGTTAAGTcatcaaaagaaaaaagaaccccAGGATTCGG TCTCCACTTATTCTGAAGAAGAAAGTAAATCAGAGTGGGTGCGTGGTATCGGTTATAAGAGTTTATCATCACAGCAATATGATGGAATGATGGCCATAGCAAACTTAGCTGTTTTTAATTGCCGAGTACATGGAAGAACTGCACTTAATCTCAAG GCCTTCTTTCTCCCTAAGTGTCCAGCCTTAACACCTTTGAGTCACATTTTGCTATATCTTAATTTGTCATTTAATGATTTGCAACTCTTTCCAGAGGAG GTGTTTTGTCTTGAAAATTTACAAGTTCTAAATCTAAGAAGCAATCCTATCAAAGAGATCCCTTCTAAAATCCGAGAACTCCAGAAACTTAAAACGTTCACTATTTCCTTCAATTTGATCTCTCTCTTGCCGCCTGG gctatttttattaccctctctTCAGCTGCTGGATATCTCCTACAATTGTATTTGTGTTATTCCCGAGGACATCCGCCATCTCAG ACATTGGGTCGTCATCTCTTGCAGAACTCTGGAGGTTCTAAACGTTGAAGGAAACGAACTGGTTGCTTTGCCATCTAGTGCTTTGAaacttcatctgaaaaaaatcTTCCTAGATAATACCTTTACACATCCTTTACTGTGGAGAGAGAATTCTAGGAACAGTGCCCAGCGCCTCATTCATCTGGCCTCCTTGTGCTTTGCTCAAAATCACCTGTGGCAAAATTACAAAGTGCTCCCTCAGGAAGCTCAGAAAATACTGCTCTG CAATAGGTTTGTTTGGAGCAAAGCCTCATCAGGAAGTTGGATGGAATGA